One Rhinoderma darwinii isolate aRhiDar2 chromosome 6, aRhiDar2.hap1, whole genome shotgun sequence DNA window includes the following coding sequences:
- the SNN gene encoding stannin: MSIMDHNPTTGVVTVIVILIAIAALGALILGCWCYLRLQKLSQSEDEESIVGEGETKEPFLLVQYSAKGPRVEKKTKLTPNGTETHS; encoded by the coding sequence ATGTCTATAATGGACCATAACCCTACCACTGGTGTGGTTACAGTCATTGTTATCCTTATCGCCATAGCAGCCCTTGGTGCCTTAATTCTGGGTTGCTGGTGTTACCTTCGTTTGCAAAAGCTCAGCCAGTCGGAGGATGAGGAGAGTATTGTCGGGGAAGGAGAAACCAAAGAGCCTTTTCTCTTGGTGCAATATTCTGCCAAAGGACCTCGGGTGGAGAAGAAAACAAAGCTGACACCGAATGGCACAGAGACGCATAGCTAA
- the TXNDC11 gene encoding thioredoxin domain-containing protein 11 isoform X3 produces the protein MNFTAANICKWALDNRETLLRWIRPHGGKSLLLNNELKKGPALFMFIPFDPLAEEQPLLDEIVEVALKYNRCTQSPYTKPQEREDPDSASYTADTLKPFPCCNTVVLPQWDLLSRVQNVCELCVNLSRGVSPSTVTEPLCNFVDIATALESFYLKEQFFLNFMSTVRECSNFLSSYSPYFFYTACCQTVNRGLIPSTFNQEHGSFVLSSQGKVTNEQSSHIVPHIEEKGPVASSYHLNNDSITGLRCRTNKTLHMYLLDSNLSWLYAERLGASGQEKKFAAIIDLREEIHYIIDQSQPLIGPTLEVFIQNFSKVYSPLRRHLAGDPDFSQLRPQLITEVTTSSFRPVVLDSGKDVLLLFYTTWCGFCATLNHIFIRLTQLLATDSLIVARINIAQNDLPWEFMVDRIPTIMLFPQNRKDNSVKYPENEQITVPNLLRFILKYATLPTAAADPPASCPTHYLQYKEDHVGYLEREIQRLRAEIDVLHEAQDQLAERISEARRDALDLKVQKQKLEQHNQALEGHKEQLQALYEQKAREAGTMADKIKELVAASESLLAENVLLKFLVVSLEAKNKAKLETEKLDNPDDGISRTSDGAEDFEGSSDITTIKGSVNLDYIKENNTD, from the exons ATCGTGGAAGTTGCCCTGAAGTACAACCGCTGCACTCAAAGCCCCTACACTAAACCTCAAGAGCGAGAAGATCCGGACTCTGCATCATATACAGCGGATACTCTGAAGCCATTCCCTTGTTGTAACACTGTTGTCCTTCCTCAGTGGGATCTCCTGTCCAGGGTCCAAAATGTGTGTGAGCTGTGTGTTAACCTGAGCCGTGGTGTCTCCCCGAGCACAGTCACCGAGCCACTCTGCAACTTTGTGGACATTGCCACAGCTTTAGAGTCTTTCTACCTCAAAGAACAATTTTTTCTGAACTTCATGTCAACTGTGAGAGAATGCAGCAACTTTCTCAGCTCTTACAGTCCCTATTTCTTCTATACTGCATGTTGTCAGACAGTAAACAGAGGATTGATTCCTTCCACCTTCAACCAAGAACATGGGTCCTTTGTGCTTTCTTCCCAAGGGAAGGTCACCAATGAGCAGTCGTCACATATAGTGCCTCATATTGAGGAGAAGGGACCAGTCGCCTCCAGCTATCACTTAAACAATGACAGTATCACTGGCCTGAGGTGCAGGACCAACAAGACTTTACATATGTATCTCCTGGATTCCAATTTATCCTGGTTGTATGCGGAGAGACTGGGAGCTTCCGGTCAGGAGAAAAAGTTTGCTGCTATCATTGATTTGAGAGAAGAGATCCATTATATCATTGACCAGAGCCAGCCTCTCATCGGACCTACGCTAG AGGTTTTTATCCAGAACTTCAGCAAAGTTTACAGTCCACTGCGGAGACATCTAGCCGGTGATCCTGATTTCAGCCAGTTAAGACCCCAACTAATCACTGAAGTAACAACTTCTTCATTTCGTCCTGTTGTATTGGACAGTGGAAAG GATGTTTTGTTGCTGTTCTATACAACCTGGTGTGGTTTTTGTGCCACTCTGAATCATATTTTTATCCGACTCACGCAGCTATTGGCTACAGACAGTCTCATTGTAGCTAG AATAAATATTGCACAGAATGATCTCCCATGGGAGTTTATGGTGGACCGTATTCCCACTATTATGCTCTTCCCTCAGAATAG GAAAGACAACAGTGTAAAGTATCCTGAAAATGAGCAAATCACTGTTCCAAACCTTCTGAGATTCATTCTAAAATATGCCACTCTGCCTACTGCTGCTGCGGATCCACCAGCATCTTGCCCAACTCACTATCTACAGTACAAGGAGGATCATGTTGGTTACTTGGAACGAGAGATCCAGAGACTGCGAGCTGAAATTGATGTTTTGCACGAAGCTCAGGATCAGTTGGCAGAACGGATTTCAGAAGCGAGAAGAGATGCGCTAGACCTTAAAGTGCAAAAACAGAAATTGGAACAACACAACCAAGCCCTGGAGGGCCACAAGGAACAACTGCAGGCTCTGTATGAGCAGAAGGCACGGGAGGCAGGAACAATGGCAGACAAGATCAAGGAGCTGGTAGCTGCTTCTGAAAGTCTTCTGGCAGAAAACGTGCTGCTCAAGTTTCTAGTGGTATCATTGGAAGCCAAAAACAAAGCCAAGTTGGAGACGGAAAAGCTCGATAACCCCGACGATGGAATCAGCCGAACCTCTGATGGTGCTGAAGATTTTGAGGGATCATCTGATATCACCACCATAAAGGGCTCAGTGAACTTAGACTACATTAAAGAAAATAACACGGACTGA